In Oryzias latipes chromosome 6, ASM223467v1, the sequence ccaaacacacagagaaaaagaCTGCAAACAACCACAGTCAGCAATAAATAACCAGTTTTTCATAAATTACTGGAACGGAATGGAAATTGGGTGAAATTAGTGGGTTAGAAACTACTTTAAAATCCGCCATTTTTAGTTTAGAACATTAGCAACATAAAATTGAATATGTTCCTGTTTTCTCCCAATATAACACATTAAATTGTGTTTTCGACACATATGAGGAAGAGCATATCGATCAAATCGATATTTGAATAAGTAAATTAACAAACTGAAAATTGagcttttttaaagacaacacaaaaacaacgaaaaaaTAATTCTCACCTTTACTGAATGTCTTTGAATCTATCAATCAATTCGCAAATGTGTTCATATAATTAatgcatttaacccttgtgctatcttagatgaccccacccttccattgacgtgttctccctaccatgacaaaggtggataaaggtggaaagatttcatgtaatccatggacaccagtgaagatcacaaatcattgaagaaaaaaggttcagagcactgtctagtgggtctagatgacccaactcccaatgttaaagtgcctaggatagcacaagggtttaaggTACCGTAATTTCTGGACTATTAGCCGCTAATCTTGTCCTACGCTCgtagccctgcggcttattcagtaaCGCGGCTAATTTATAGATTTATGTGGCGGCCGCCATGAATGTACTTGCGGTCTCTGAGGATGGGTTGAATGCTTGAATCAACTCCAAgcaacaagtcatttgtttttcaacatacTTCATAGCTGCCAAatagcatggacttgactttaggtcttagacacttcagtcatggttcaacaaaaagaaacacgcatgcccagccccatcccagaatccttgagtaagccctggctgcagcctgcagagtgccattagacccaacgtgcacgtgatcgccactacaatatgatgcagctttcaagttaaaagcaatcgttaaaagcagcgtgaaaaaatccaccatcaccaacgggtttggaaaagccggtcagctgcgtgacggagagaacagcgcattaAGACCATTATTACAGACAGGTCTTCCATGAGGGGACGTGCTGGgagaaaagcaaacattaaCTGCCTTCGTCCAGTAAAGGAAGCACCAAAACTTGAGGAAGCAGCTTCCACAACCACTCTACCCCCCTTTTAACATGGCACTTTTGAATATTCGGTCGTTgtccaacaaaacatttatcataAATGATTTTATCCATGATTGTAATATTGATGGactctttttaactgaaacatggctgagCACGGATGCATCTACTGTTCTCACAGAGGCCTCTCCAActaattttagctttgttttttcaaccagGGAGGGCAAAAAGGGTGGGGGTACTGCATCTATTATGTCCAACTCCTTTGCAGTAAAGCAGATTACATTGGATGAGTACCCCAGCTTTGAACatcacgtctttgtttttaacagccctCCAATTTTATGCATCACAGTATACTATGAAGGTATTAATGTTCCAAAATGGACGAGCTTGtatatttgatttgagaacttgtaatacagaatgtgaatacttgtgcaaaaaaaatctgcatctgtgtgtaataATCTTCTGGTGTcaactgacaaatttccatttgcatgtgttcatttagagttacaacttcaaatctgtgattacaactgctcaaatgtgcttctgcgtgtgctggAATCTGCTGGCccaaatcacaagtgcgctacaactgcgctctgaattctgacacattcctggcgagaaacttgtgtctaaactgatctgtgtcagggagggttagaggaggcggagtcaaccaatcagagtgcaggattCGGAGAACTTGGTAATGTTAGAAAGAGCTTTACAGagtcggacttcctgcttcaataactcttctgataaacgttcaaatgtgacagcaagtctctcaatcattttgtattaacacccttcaactacagacctgtgtccaacttgccatttttaagtaaggttctagaaaaacttgtttttattcagctgaatgagtttctctctcaaaacaacatttttgagataaaccagtctggttttagaacgaaccacagcacagagacagccttgttgaaaatcgttaatgatgtcagatgtgccttggattcaggtcagatctcagtactagttctgttagatctaagtgcagcttttgatactgttgatcacctgatccttataaacagacttaaaagtcttggcctttcagggactgttctcaagtggttcgAATCGTGTCTCATGGAGAGAgtaagcatggacacacacttttctggggtcaattaattgtggtgtgcctcaaggttccatccttggccccttgctttttaacatttacatgcttcctctggggaatgtcatcagaagccacaacatcagttttcatagctatgctgatgatacccagctgtacatagctatgtctcctgatgacacaagaccaatagaagccctttttaactgtattttagatgtgaaattatggatggcaaatattttttgcagctcaaccaggagaaaactgaaattttagttattggtcctgaagccaagagagagaaacagttttctgaagctgcagcaactttcattaagtcattcagaaacagtcagaaacctgggcgttATCTTCGACTCTaagcttttaaacttttatcccccatataaaacaggtggttaaaactggtttttatcataGAAATCTGGCTAGAGTCCGCCTACtgctctctcttgctaatatggagatgctaatgcatgcttttatcatgagtgaagttgattattgtaacgccctgcttgccggtcttccaaaaacaaacattaggaaccttcagcttctccagaactctgctgcacgagttcttacaaagaccaggaggcgggctcacatcaccccaattttaaaatccctgcattggctccccatatgcttcaggattttttttaagatacttttaaccgtttttaaatgtcttaacggtcttgcgccttgttatttatcagatcttttagtaaagtatgaaccctcgcggaccctgagatcctctggcactggtctgttaaccattccaactgtaaaaactaaaacctatggggaggctgcatttcagcactatggcccccgcttatggaacagtctgccagaggacctgagagccgcagagagcataaatgcttttaagaaaaggctcaagacccatctctTTAACCTGgattttagctaattttttactacttttatttatttattcagttatttatttatatgtactttttatttttattttatttatttatctatccattttattttgttttatgaacttgaacctgatttttaacgtgttattttaattaaccttattttaatgttttattgtttttatcaatatgtttacttttttattctcatttttattcaattttattttcagtGCTTCATCAGTtggaacctctccctctgggtcggctgctgttcagccacagCGGCTcaagatggggacctgcatcactgcttagctgtggtggagcggtccccgcctgtgatgctgcatttggctgtctatgcggctgttctcggagggggaggttccaattattagcgtttccagcatcctgtttttgtgctcagcctatttctcattgtccttgCCATCACTtaaggggtgggaggtgtgaaaggagtggggggctaggtacggggaggggggtcctatttatttatttatttttattttatttatttctaattcgtcaatgcttgtttttatattttgttgtgttttaatgtaaagcactttgtgttatatttttatatgaaaagtgctttataaataaagtttgatttgatttgataacactggcttcttccagctccgttcttccacaaacaaaagcactgaccacacagattaaaaataaaatgatgagcgaacaggcacttcataatattcatgacattaataaaagcacgtttgaaagattgtctcgtatattaccgagctgctgtaTTAATGATAAAtgaagataaatgaaatttccccattgtgggattaataaagtcatctatctatctatctatctatctatctatctatctatctatctatctatctatctatctatctatctaatgtATGTGGCAgcagtttgtttacaacgggactcatttccgcctacggtattttcaacactactgcgcatgctcaaatgatttattccgaccgaaagtgtgaccatgtgaacgtttgtttcTAAAATGGTAAAGATCTTTCTCAattgctttggctcatttcttgatcaGACCGGACGTTCTCAACACTCTTGgtgcttttgtcaaaataatgTGGATGGTTCGGCACAACGCCATGGTTCACCTGCAAAAGCTCATATCTCtcccaaaacaattcactcatgTGTACGAGACCTCTCTCATTGTCagggatcaaatcaaaataataaatgtatcaaatgttCCAAGGGATTCATATGTCCTATTCATTGTATTAAGATCTTCAcggcctcaataactcttctgataaccgttcaaatgtgtcagcaagtatctcaatccttttgtattaacacagagtgaaccacaaatccatttctaaagaaaaaagatttttttttgccttttaatcagaattgttcttttcaagctgtgaatgcagacatgcagcgagcCGCTGCCAAGGGACccaactgcagctgctctattcccgtgttcttctgcgtagctgatagcttgcagtttaaactgagtttcatatccgtgtctctttgcatttccagagtattcaaagttgttctgcattatgctcatatctgcacctttgtacattggggggggggtgtcttctttcacgtcctcacctCTCTCCGTACCGTGCTGTTCTCTCTTAGGTCTTCTTTActgaagtcacacaacaacacattagggccgctccgtacattttggagaaaatgtaagactttcaccttatcagagcctcacctgtcatgatcgtgataaaattgaaaaaggtaaattaagtaaatatcattttccaatgatctgtgttaaatatacattttcagtcaaatcagcacattttccacagtttctgaggttaaaatcgccGAATTTGAGTGTTGCGATCTCAGACGGAGCAGAATCTCCGGGTGAGGCTGGGGAGCGCTGTGCCTTATGTCTGACGGCAGGGCTCAATGTTAACACCATATAACAGAGACGTGCGGTGAAAACGCTGCTGCACGCCCACAGAAACGGCTTcaggtgaggcatgcctcaccagcagggggcagatgTGAGCTGAcggctgctttgtagctacactgctGCCGtagaaaaagactaaaaacatCTGTctcataaaataaagaataaagaaaaatgaagactttTCCAGCAGATCATAGagtttttgtggagaaggagcgacacatggactcaaaaagtaaggccaaagacgtttttcaatgtttgtttgttttaaataacatgggagtaagttGATAAAATTGTAAGtaaaatcctttattttatttttacgaccattttcacagacaacatttgataaatgattaaagctccagaattagaagttggaaaaataccagaaatagttactgagggtcaaatgtatgctgaacacatctgaatACTTTAATATGTTTACAGTACACATGAATAATTTATAAACAAGAAGAGTGGTATATCCATGTCTATACAAGAAAAATTCTATGTaggacaaatattttcttgtgtgtatttCATAAGCTGTTatagctgctgttggatgaacggtgaaatattcagtgCAATTGTAAATCTCCTCACCAGCCAttgaccgcacgtcactgcacCTTATGTTTGGGAAAGTActgtataaataaaactataataaaaggcagagagccgcatgcagctcaaTATCTGCATTGAGGCAGATATTGATGGAGAGGCTTCTTTCTAAACTAGAATCTGTTGTTAATCAACATCCTCTAAATTTAGATTATATGGAGTTGgtataaacatttgtttgttttgagtgattgtttttgttattaaaacgctttttggtaagttttttggaaataaaaatggctttgTGATTTGAAACCagttaaaaatgtatgtttttctttctggcatactttgaagaagaaaaaagatataTTCTTGTTTGTGAACAGGTTTTTATCCTAGTTGGATCTTTGATCATGTGAGTCAGACTAAAATGATCTGTTAGCAAACTCCCttcttaactttttttccaaaatattaaaaatcttgataaataaacatttttgagacTATAGAAAATGTTCAATTCTTAATCAAAACTTAGGGGGAATATTGTAAAAGTTCTGACATGCTACCAGATTCCTACTTTGGTGATGAGGAGAGACGATTCTTGGTCTGTCACATCTTGCTTTGACAAAGAGCAGAGATCCATGTCTCCAGTACAAATGAATCCATAGCACCACTCTTTCAGGAACGCTGGAGCTGGCCCACCTTGGGCTAGGCTGACCGCAATTATTTCACCAACAGTCCTgtggtaaaaaaattaaagatataTTATGCACAAATGTTAATGTATGTTTCACATTCCATTATATGAAGGAACTCTGTGTCTAACCTGAAATATTCATTGTCAAGGTCTGTCAGTGAGTACTTGGGGTTTTTACCCTGGCCTTCAACTCCTTCAAAGAACCTGTTCTCAATACCTGTGTCATGACTTGAAGGattgacagacccagacgctgaaacccagaatgaggacaAGGAGGTGAACGGTAAGTaaagagctttatttttttccttccaggaaAGTTGGTGTGGCTTGGAGGGCAGCTGGAGAGGACAGCGgcctgtggcgtggctggaggtaagaGCGCAGCTTGGCAGAGCTTGAGGTTTCCACCGTACTGTAGGAGGACTCGGACTGACATCCACACTGGGAACACTTGGAGGCTggaatcctgagacagggagAGGCAAGTTAAACACGAGGCCAGACTTAAACAAGGAAACATGAGCTAGACTTGAGACCAGGTTTAGTCACCATAAAGGGCAACAAACTGGCATTGGCTAATGGGTCTGGAACTCCTTAAAAGCAGAAGCAGTGACGAGGTGAATTGgtcccagctggtggagtcaggagcagagcaggagggggaggagactgacaggcaccatAACAACCTGAAATCATATCTGGTGTACAACAGGGAGACTCAAGTTGCAGTTTATGCACACAGCTTTTTGTTTGTGCTACAATGGGTGTTGTAGATAAACCACCTGTCAAAAATTCTCTTTTCACTGCTCCTGTATCCACTCCTGCCTCCCCAATGTACACAACCTTCAGTGTACCAGCAGGagatgaagatttttttctttgccattGCAGAATGCCTCTGTCTGGAAGCCCCTCTCTGTCCACACACAGTTGGAATTCCATATTCATGTTGACCTGTTGCTCAAGGTGATGCAACACATCTTCTGTTCTTTGAGACAAAACCACATCCAAATATAATCATAAATATCTGTAACAATAAaaccattttattgttttgaaaatggaaGAAAGACAACAGTAGTTTGGTAGGATATACTATAGTAAAACTAACTTGAATTtctactgtaacccttgtgctattttaggcactttaacaattGGGAGTTGGTTCAAAAAAATCATTGCTTACAGTAGCTGCTTTTACATGGATAAAAGTAAttgaaagaacgcctgatcagaataaaaatgtcatgtgaacacgccgttcggaatactctgccccgatcagagtCATTCAGATGTATGCCCATGTAGCAGTTGAATTTTAAtctgatctttgatccgatcaaataaattttgcacatgtaaccgtggCTACtgaaatgtaaacttctgtgcttcagagcacatccACACATCACAACACATCACAGTGTGACACAGATCACCCTAACGGTAGAGTGATAGAAAGCTCTAAGTCCCTACCCCttccccttaaaaaaacaaggtcAGACAACCACAAAATCTCAAAATTacaattggaggggtagggagaagccgtagggaAAGAGTTTGAATTTGGCCATAATCTTCCTAATTAAAAACTAACCTTTGTGGTGTATGTACTGTAGTCTCTAAAGAAGAGTCTTGGTCCCCTGCTGCAGGTGTTTCTCCCTCAAAGCTATGTATAGTCAACATAAGGATGGCATATCTGATCAAAAACAGTTTAACCCACCTACATGCATGAAGGGGAAAGACAAATCTCATCTCTCTCCACACAGACCAGCATGCACTGCAATGTCTTGCTCAGAAAAGTTCTTGGAGCAAATTGGACACACCACCTATTAAAAGACAGGTAATGTAAAAAAGCACGAGTGTAGTTCCAAAAACACTAACCATGGATCCTACTAATATTCTATTTACCTTACATTCGTTCTCTACAATGCACAAGTCAGAATCctgtaattaaaaatgaataaataaatatttactaaACAAAACCTTCACTTTGTACTTCATAGAATCTTTCTTACCTCATCCTCATCCGTCTCATCTGAAACAGATTTGCCAATGCATGTTTGAATGTGCACTGCAAGCATCTGGAGAGGCATCACTTCATTACACTGGTAACAAGTTGTCTTTGGcatctttgaaaaatgttgtgaGTCAAGAGGCAAAGGAGAAGTGTCTAAAGTTTCTTGAAGAGGAATGATGTATAAAGTGGTTTTTCCACCACCTGATTGAGCTTTGAGGGCTTTGGCAGTATATCCTTCTGCTTCGGGTGGAATTAAAATGAGCTTTCGTAGACCATTGCCCCCTTTATTGGGAGAGTAAACAGAAACATGATTACAGAATCTTACAAATAAATGACCTGTACATGACATATCATAAAAGAATTACTCATTTTTTTGTAGAGGTAAAATAACTTCACAAAATCATAGAtgaaacaaactaatgaaaaacaacagttattTCACAAACCTGCTGATTTATGCAAAAGCCATCCTCCACAAAGATCTGCCATTTTTGGGAATGCTTCAACCAGTAACTttgaaatctttatttataacaaaGTAATAATAGAAATTGAATtgagaatattaaaaaaaaaaaaaattaaaaagacaacttagcgataatcaaaaataaactgaCAACTGTACCTCCGAGTGATTAGAGTCCTCTGGGAGACACACAGTTTGTCTTTGAAGGAGTTCAAGTTCCTCTGTTGGTAACAGTGTGTAGGAGATGTTTTTGGCGAGTAAATAAAAACGAAATGATAAAGTCTTGCcggttttatttatgtaaacttTAGGTGTCAAACATCTCTTTTTTCCATGAGCAAGTGCTGGTTTAAAGTAGCCTGGAAAAgatctgtaaaaataaagatgaaagaaaataaacaacaattgTGAGATAAAATATCAAACATATTAGGTAGATCATTAAAAAGGTTAACTTTATTTCTCTCAATAGATAGAcatatgttttttaaaggaacCATTGTTTTATAGCATTGACAAACCTTGTCATCTCTTGCTGGATAGAGACAGTTTGGGGCTCTGGCTGTCTCCTTTCTGGCCTTGGTGATCCATTTGTAGCCATTGTGTTAAGCAACACGGTAATGAGATGTCTTGCTGCTGATTCCACTCCAGCGACACCCTTGTTGTTTAAGTCATAAAGTGAAGACTTATTAATCAAAACCACAATAACTGAGGGGTTGTACAAATATGAAGTTAGCCTTAGCATAATTTCAAAATGAGGCCCCTTGCTCCGATTTAAGCTAGTAATAACGTGGCTTTCctaaaaaagtaatatttatagTTCATTCAAAAGCATtactaaaaactatttttttccacacaaaaaataaataaataaaataatcgcTGACCTGACAAGTAGATGGTTGTGTCACTGTGTTTTCGCTGTTGGAATGATGTTCATGATGATGATCTCCCATGATTTtccgcgttttttttttttttcttctgaaaatcACCCCCAAAAATCTAATGACAATAGTTCATAGCTAGCttgacaaaacttttttttaagtattattttaaagtaaagtaaGAAAGTAATAATGATTTATCATAAAGTGTTACTTTAAACGATACTTACCGTTCGTTCCTGTCCCACAATTTAACATGTAGTCTGTGTCTACCTAGAGACGAATTAAGTGCGAAGCACCTGATTGGATAGAATTTAGACCAATCAGCGTGGACCTTCTCTTCTGTGATTGGCGTCcagagtagtcagcaaaatcaaagattgtAAAAAAGAGAGATGCGACACAATGCATGGGAAAATATTTTTGGCGATGCGAAAATATTTTTGGCGGTTTGATGGCAGTCATAtcatatggaagcgattctgtagcataaataaaaatcaaagtcaaaaccagaaatgctttttcattttcaaaatgaagctgcattttttgactcaaaaataaaatgaaaaagcattccaccaaaatgctttttcatttccttcctgaacacagcttattctgtcacttaattaaaattaaaatggtatttgacatttcattttcaagacgttctctggtaaatgtgtagcataattcatttagaaatgtctaatttgacaattaaaatggattaacagaattgctttttaattttcaaaatgaagctgcatgaaatgactcaaaattcaaatgaaaaagcaatatttcaaaatgctttttccttttatacttaaaaccgcttattctgtgtcattatTAAAACGAAAATGAAAAGATCAGTCCAAACACAATTGTAGTCCTTCTGAGCTGAGTATAGACACCATGAAAGAACAAAAGACACACTTATCAAGTGTTCATAAGTACATTTTCATCTAGTCAAAGTTAGTTGCCATGCAAAAAGTTTGGAGGTCACAAACAGGCACAAAATACTTTCCTGATTGCTTAATTTATAGACCTATACATTTCTCATGACAGGTCACCTCAGTTAGACGCCATGTTTATCTAAAACGGAGATGCAACATGCCGCTCCGAAGACACGTAttgctcttttacccctccattgtggcgttctagtcaaagaaaaataaaaggttttaatttttaaacgtaactttaaaagtaaaagtagtCAAAGTATttagtaaagtaaaaaagtaaacttgtcATGTTTTCCAAGCGggaggacccagatgctggaacccagagagaGCGAGACTGGTAGTGACAGGTAAGcagaagtttattttgattcCTGGGAGAACTGAGGCGTTGACGTCGGTTCAGAGGCAGCTGTGGCtagtggcgaggctggaggtacGAACGCGGTCAGCGTGGATGACGAGGTCCGGTGGGCTGCTGTGGATGGATCCGAGGTTCCAACTGACGTCACTCGTGACGAGGGTTTCCTGGAGCAGGAGATCAGAGTTAGTGTTAAAGCGAGGACTAAGACAGTAGCGAGACTTAGCATGACATGAGACCAGACTAGTCACCATAGAGGTTAACGAACTGGCATTGAACTGAGGCGttgggtctccttttaagcagcaggTAGATGAGATGAGTGGTGTCAGCTGGAGGTGATTAGAAAGAGCATAGCTGGCAGtgttggagggggaggagtccgacaggcaccatgacagtaaccccccctcaacgaccgcccccAGGCGGTCCGGGACGCCGATCCGGGTGAGCGCGAAAGAAGTCATCAATGAGGGAACGTTCCAGAATGAGGGAGCGGGAGACCCaagagcgctcctccggaccgtaaccctcccaatccaccaagaaCTGATGGCCACGACCCCAGCGGCGGACATCCAGGACACGAGAGGCCGTGTAGGcgggggcgccgtcgatgagccgggcgggcggAGGGGAAGTGGAAGGCGGGCAAAGCGTGCTGTCCATAACTGGCTTGATCTGCCAGACGTGGAACGAAGGGTGGACCTTGAGGGCCGCCGGGAGCCGAAGACGGACACAGGTGGGGTTAATGATTTTATCTATGACGTAGGGCCCAATGTAACGAGGAGCCAGTTTACGAGAAGTAGCCTGAATCGGAATATTCCGTGAGGACAACCATACCCTCTGACCTGGTTGGTAggtgggtcccaccaccctgcggCGATTGGCGGATTGGCAATAGACCTCCTTAGCACGAAGGAGGGAGGCCTTGGTGTGCTGCCAAACATCCTGGCACCTCCGGAGATGGTCCTGCACGGAGGGTACAGCCAGATCCAGTTCATGGGATGGAAACAAGGGTGGTGGGTACCCGAGGGCAGCCTCGAACAGAGAAAGACCTGTGGCAGAGGAAGGATGGGTGTTATGAGCATATTCGACCCACACAAGGTATTTTGACCAGTCCATGGAGTTCCGATCGGCCAGACAACGGAGGGACGTCTAAAGCTCCTGATTGGACCTTTCAGCCTGTCCATTCGATTGAGGGTGGTACCCTGAGGTGAGGCTGACAGTGGCACCCAAGGCGGGACAGAAGGCCTTCCACACTTGGGACACGAATTGGGGCCCTCGGTCTGACACGATATCCGAAGGGATCCCATGGTGGCGGAAGACAAACTGGACCAGAACCTCAGcagtttctgcttcagttttCTGGGGAGCTGAGACAGGGGGATGAAATGCACAAACTTAGAGAAACGGTCGATAACAGTAAGGACGACGGAATTACCCTGAGAGGGGGGTAGTCCGGTGACGAAATCGACCGCAATATGAGACCACGGGCGACTAGCAGTGGACAGCGGATGGAGCAGACCAGATGGCGGAGAAGATGAGGATTTGGAGCGAGCACCGGTAGAGCAGGCCGCGACGTATTCCTTGACGTCTTTACccatggagggccagaaaaaacgATGACGGAGTAGGCTGAGAGTTCTCGCTATCCCTCCATGGCACGCTACTCGAGATGCATGAGCCCAAGTTATAGCCTCAGACCTGAGGGATGAAGGTACATACAGGGTCCCAGCGGGAGGGGCAGGATGgttgggttcctcaccttgagccTGCAGTACCTTGGTTTCAATGTCCAAAGTTAAGTTTCCTATGATGCAGGTGTCGGGGATGATGCTGGTGTAGGTGGTGTCCTGACTGTCAGTAGAAGAGTACATCCTGGAGAGGGCGTCTGGCTTAACGTTGCGGCTTCCTGGTCTGTAGGTTATGACAAAGTTGAACCGatcaaaaaacagacaccacCGAGCCTGGCGAGAATTCAGTCTCTTGGCAGATCGTAAGTACGCAAGGTTCCTGTGGTCCGTCCAGACGATAAAGGGATGgaccgctccctccagccagtgacgccactcttcAATAGCCAACTTGATTGCTAGGAGTTCCCGGTTGCCAACGTCAT encodes:
- the LOC105353633 gene encoding uncharacterized protein LOC105353633, with protein sequence MAKKKIFISCWYTEGCVHWGGRSGYRSSEKRIFDRYDFRLLWCLSVSSPSCSAPDSTSWDQFTSSLLLLLRSSRPISQCQFVALYGFQPPSVPSVDVSPSPPTVRWKPQALPSCALTSSHATGRCPLQLPSKPHQLSWKEKNKALYLPFTSLSSFWVSASGSVNPSSHDTGIENRFFEGVEGQGKNPKYSLTDLDNEYFRTVGEIIAVSLAQGGPAPAFLKEWCYGFICTGDMDLCSLSKQDVTDQESSLLITKVGIW